From the Candidatus Zixiibacteriota bacterium genome, one window contains:
- a CDS encoding transposase, whose product MSKLIRHFLPGQSCFITSVTANREPLLVQHARLLARAVRRAGNKDDFKVVAWVVLPDHFHLILNAPNGDTSRIMQRMKLSFSGQYKSRTRIAGSVWQPQYWDHIIRSQEDMNRHIDYIHYNPVKHGLADSPKEYRLSSFKKYCREGKCDLNWREIGDSFGNHEYGK is encoded by the coding sequence ATGTCAAAGTTAATTCGTCACTTCTTGCCCGGACAATCCTGTTTCATTACTTCGGTAACCGCTAATCGAGAGCCCTTGCTTGTTCAGCACGCAAGACTGTTAGCGCGGGCGGTGAGAAGGGCAGGAAACAAGGACGATTTCAAGGTTGTTGCATGGGTAGTTCTGCCTGACCATTTTCATCTTATCCTCAATGCGCCGAACGGAGATACTTCGCGTATCATGCAGAGAATGAAGCTCTCCTTTTCAGGTCAATACAAGAGTCGAACAAGAATCGCTGGTTCTGTCTGGCAACCTCAATATTGGGATCATATTATTCGTTCACAGGAAGATATGAATCGCCACATTGATTACATCCATTACAATCCGGTAAAGCACGGGTTGGCAGATTCTCCGAAAGAATATCGGTTGTCATCGTTCAAGAAGTATTGTCGAGAAGGCAAGTGTGATTTGAATTGGAGAGAAATTGGGGACAGTTTTGGGAATCATGAGTATGGTAAGTGA
- the gltA gene encoding NADPH-dependent glutamate synthase, which yields MSDEEKKKKKKKKKKPQGPNKLKVKERMKLPRQDMSNQEPSVRCKNFDEVPLGFTDEQAFQEALRCLECPKQPCVAGCPVEIDIPGFITLIVAKDVAGAARKIKETNSLPAICGRVCPQEEQCEIVCVTGKNNKPVAIGHLERYVADYERDNKLVKLPEIAPSTGRKVAIVGSGPAGLTVAGDLIKLGHAVTIFEALHKPGGVLVYGIPEFRLPKSIVQAECDFMADMGVDFQLSTVVGKMDTIDELFEMGYDAVFVGTGAGLPRFMGIEGENLIGIYSANEYLTRSNLMRAFDPDDYDTPIIQGKNIAVLGGGNTAMDAVRTGLRLGADNAHIVYRRSETEMPARIEEIHHAKEEGIQFHMLCNPLKFIGDDQNRVKEMECLRMELGEPDDSGRRRPVPIEGSNFIIKADLVVVAIGNGSNPLIPQTTPGLDCNKWGNITVNDDTMATSRKGVFAGGDIVTGGATVILAAGAGRKAARAMHEYLMKEVKK from the coding sequence ATGAGCGACGAAGAGAAGAAAAAGAAGAAGAAAAAGAAGAAGAAACCTCAGGGACCGAATAAGCTCAAGGTCAAGGAGCGGATGAAGCTCCCGCGTCAGGATATGTCCAATCAGGAGCCGTCCGTTCGTTGCAAGAACTTCGACGAAGTACCCCTTGGTTTCACTGACGAACAAGCTTTCCAGGAGGCCTTGCGCTGTCTGGAATGTCCCAAGCAGCCGTGTGTTGCTGGTTGTCCGGTAGAGATCGACATCCCCGGGTTCATCACTCTCATTGTTGCTAAGGACGTCGCTGGCGCGGCTCGCAAGATCAAAGAGACCAACAGCCTGCCTGCTATCTGCGGTCGTGTCTGTCCGCAGGAAGAACAGTGCGAGATTGTCTGCGTGACGGGCAAGAATAACAAACCGGTGGCCATTGGTCATCTGGAACGATACGTGGCCGACTACGAGCGCGATAACAAGCTGGTGAAACTCCCGGAAATCGCTCCCTCTACTGGTCGCAAAGTTGCCATTGTTGGCTCCGGCCCAGCCGGGTTGACGGTTGCCGGTGATCTCATCAAACTGGGGCACGCCGTTACTATCTTTGAAGCGTTGCACAAACCGGGTGGTGTGCTTGTCTATGGAATCCCGGAGTTCCGTCTCCCGAAATCTATCGTGCAAGCTGAGTGTGATTTCATGGCCGATATGGGCGTTGATTTCCAACTCTCGACCGTTGTCGGCAAGATGGATACGATTGACGAGCTGTTCGAGATGGGCTACGATGCCGTTTTCGTCGGCACCGGAGCCGGACTACCCCGGTTCATGGGTATTGAAGGCGAGAACCTCATCGGTATCTATTCCGCCAATGAATACCTTACGCGATCCAACCTGATGCGGGCTTTTGATCCTGACGACTACGATACTCCGATTATCCAGGGCAAGAACATCGCCGTTCTCGGTGGTGGCAACACCGCTATGGATGCTGTGCGTACCGGTCTACGATTGGGAGCAGATAATGCCCATATCGTCTATCGTCGCAGCGAGACGGAGATGCCGGCTCGAATTGAAGAAATCCACCACGCCAAAGAAGAAGGCATACAGTTTCACATGCTTTGCAACCCGCTCAAGTTCATTGGTGATGACCAGAATCGGGTCAAGGAAATGGAATGTCTCAGGATGGAACTTGGCGAGCCGGATGATTCCGGACGTCGTCGCCCGGTGCCAATCGAAGGATCGAACTTCATCATTAAAGCCGACCTTGTGGTTGTGGCTATCGGTAACGGCTCCAACCCATTGATCCCCCAGACCACCCCCGGACTTGATTGTAACAAGTGGGGTAATATCACGGTCAACGATGACACGATGGCAACTTCCCGCAAGGGTGTGTTTGCCGGTGGTGATATTGTGACTGGCGGCGCCACTGTGATTCTTGCGGCCGGAGCCGGAAGGAAAGCGGCCCGTGCGATGCATGAGTACCTGATGAAAGAGGTCAAGAAGTAG
- a CDS encoding sulfide/dihydroorotate dehydrogenase-like FAD/NAD-binding protein: MPKVVDNRQIGPMIWKMVVETPRLVSKAKAGQFVILRVNEHGERVPMSIAGLDRDKGLLTIVYQVVGKTSALMTTVKVGEEISDCVGPLGLPSHVEKWGTAIVVGGGIGIAPIYPIAQAYKEAGNKVITIIGARSKDLLFYEEEHKSVADELHVCTDDGSYGHHGFVTDPLKKLLDDGVSIGMIMTVGPVPMMKFLSNLTRKYKVPTWVSLNPLMIDGTGMCGGCRVQIGDETKFACVDGPDFDGHLVDFDLLTARLGAYRQQERKAMKHLLGDPGCNLAESVRKFKYPDEQSGTE; the protein is encoded by the coding sequence ATGCCGAAGGTAGTAGACAATAGACAGATCGGGCCAATGATATGGAAGATGGTGGTGGAAACTCCCCGGTTGGTTTCCAAAGCTAAAGCCGGGCAGTTTGTTATCCTGCGCGTCAACGAGCATGGTGAGCGAGTTCCCATGTCCATTGCCGGGCTTGACAGGGACAAGGGGCTTCTGACCATAGTGTACCAGGTGGTCGGAAAGACTTCAGCTCTGATGACAACCGTCAAAGTCGGCGAGGAAATCTCCGATTGTGTTGGTCCGCTGGGACTTCCATCCCATGTGGAGAAATGGGGCACCGCTATAGTGGTGGGTGGTGGTATCGGGATCGCTCCGATCTATCCGATTGCCCAGGCCTACAAAGAGGCCGGTAACAAGGTTATCACTATCATCGGAGCCAGATCGAAAGACCTCTTATTCTATGAAGAAGAGCATAAGTCTGTGGCTGATGAGCTTCACGTTTGTACCGACGACGGTTCGTACGGTCATCATGGCTTTGTAACCGATCCGCTTAAGAAACTCCTCGACGATGGCGTTTCTATCGGTATGATTATGACCGTGGGGCCGGTACCGATGATGAAGTTTCTCAGCAACCTGACCAGAAAATACAAGGTACCGACCTGGGTTTCACTTAATCCCCTGATGATCGACGGTACCGGAATGTGCGGTGGCTGCCGAGTGCAAATTGGAGATGAAACCAAGTTTGCCTGCGTGGATGGCCCCGATTTTGATGGTCATCTGGTCGATTTTGATTTGCTTACGGCGCGTTTGGGTGCCTATCGCCAACAGGAGCGCAAGGCTATGAAGCACCTTCTGGGTGACCCCGGGTGTAATTTGGCCGAATCGGTCCGGAAATTTAAGTACCCCGATGAGCAGTCCGGGACGGAGTAG
- the rocD gene encoding ornithine--oxo-acid transaminase — protein MADVKTKNNPVIGFSGLPDETILNYESTFGAHHYSRQQLVVRKAEGIWLYDQNGKKYLDCLAAYSAANQGHHHPRIVKALVNALQGSFGSVISNVVFTDSLAMFLNKLATLVPQMGTRFGDNGNKVLPKCGGVESVETAIKMARFYGFKSKGIPDGKQEIIVFNNNFHGRMITVISFSSSQKYKEGFGPMTPGFKLVDYGDLDAVEKAVNKNTCGILVEPMQGEGGMYRPPEGFLKGLRDIADKNDLLLLFDEIQVGLGRTGKMFCFEHENVVPDGIVLGKALSGGLVPLSSFVTNSKLMDMAFQPGRDGSTYGGYPLACVAGIEALDVIIDEKLVENSATVGNYLADKIRDIASRSSRVKEVRNRGLFIGVEVNDGDAMTYCRKMLDLGLMANDSHGHTIRISPPLTLTKPDADYIVERLESVLVDK, from the coding sequence ATGGCTGATGTCAAAACTAAGAACAACCCAGTGATCGGTTTCTCCGGACTGCCGGACGAGACTATCCTGAACTACGAAAGTACATTCGGCGCTCACCACTATAGTAGACAGCAACTGGTGGTGCGCAAAGCCGAGGGAATCTGGCTGTACGACCAGAATGGAAAGAAGTACCTGGACTGCCTGGCAGCCTATTCGGCCGCCAACCAGGGGCACCATCACCCGAGAATCGTCAAAGCCCTGGTCAATGCCCTGCAGGGAAGTTTCGGTTCCGTGATCTCCAATGTTGTATTTACCGATTCTCTGGCCATGTTTCTCAACAAACTGGCCACACTGGTTCCGCAAATGGGGACTCGTTTCGGCGATAACGGCAACAAAGTTCTGCCCAAGTGTGGAGGTGTTGAGTCGGTGGAAACGGCGATCAAAATGGCCCGGTTCTACGGTTTCAAGAGCAAAGGCATTCCCGACGGCAAGCAGGAGATTATTGTCTTTAACAACAATTTCCATGGCCGGATGATTACGGTGATTTCTTTCTCATCGTCTCAGAAATACAAAGAAGGTTTTGGTCCGATGACACCCGGCTTCAAACTCGTCGACTACGGCGATCTTGACGCCGTTGAAAAGGCCGTAAACAAAAACACCTGTGGTATCCTGGTGGAGCCGATGCAAGGCGAAGGGGGCATGTATCGTCCCCCGGAGGGATTCCTCAAAGGTCTCAGAGACATCGCCGACAAGAACGACCTGCTGTTACTTTTCGACGAGATTCAGGTTGGCCTGGGACGAACAGGTAAAATGTTCTGTTTTGAGCATGAGAATGTCGTTCCCGACGGCATCGTGCTGGGCAAGGCCCTCTCTGGCGGATTGGTACCGCTGTCAAGCTTTGTCACCAACTCAAAATTGATGGACATGGCCTTCCAACCCGGACGTGACGGATCAACCTATGGCGGCTATCCGTTGGCCTGTGTGGCCGGTATCGAAGCACTAGATGTCATCATTGACGAGAAGCTGGTCGAAAACTCGGCCACCGTCGGTAATTATCTGGCTGACAAAATCCGCGACATAGCCTCGCGTTCATCGCGCGTCAAGGAAGTCCGTAACCGCGGCCTGTTTATCGGCGTCGAAGTCAATGATGGCGACGCGATGACTTATTGCCGGAAGATGCTGGACCTGGGCTTGATGGCTAATGACAGTCACGGTCATACGATCCGCATTAGCCCGCCACTGACACTGACCAAACCGGATGCTGACTATATCGTCGAACGGTTGGAGTCGGTTCTGGTAGATAAGTAG
- a CDS encoding DMT family transporter: protein MNTIPQQSELRALGALFFGATCVSFAAIFVKLIEPLGMGPTAIGFWRTMLGAVILFAATAATRQRILMPWSVMRWTIAAGFLFFLDLYFWHKSILYCGAGMATILANTQVLATAVLGFFVFKERLGRRFAIAVLSAIGGVVLLIGIGSDVEFSSIYIRGVVLGLLTGVAYAHYLIVLKLAGHAREEVVRRSTGQKGRVNYTAMIAWTSLFSALFLGIAAGVDANETMLPPGPRSFLYVAGLALVVQALGWWTISRSLPRVAASRGGLALLLQPVLATVWGYMFFGERLGLLQIVGAVVTLTAIYIGSVSQKRAAVLPTEKG from the coding sequence GTGAATACAATTCCTCAACAATCGGAACTACGCGCTCTGGGTGCCTTGTTTTTCGGGGCTACATGTGTTAGTTTTGCCGCCATCTTCGTGAAGCTGATTGAACCTCTGGGGATGGGGCCCACGGCTATCGGTTTTTGGCGCACAATGCTGGGGGCGGTCATCCTCTTCGCTGCCACCGCCGCCACTCGACAACGGATTCTCATGCCGTGGTCGGTTATGCGCTGGACCATAGCGGCTGGCTTCTTGTTCTTTCTTGATCTGTACTTCTGGCACAAGTCGATTCTTTATTGCGGAGCGGGTATGGCCACGATTCTGGCCAACACACAAGTCCTTGCGACGGCCGTGCTTGGTTTCTTTGTATTCAAGGAACGCCTGGGTCGTCGTTTTGCAATTGCCGTTCTTTCAGCGATCGGTGGTGTTGTACTCTTGATCGGAATCGGTAGTGATGTCGAGTTCTCTTCGATCTATATCCGGGGAGTAGTTTTGGGCCTGCTGACCGGCGTGGCGTATGCACATTACCTGATTGTGCTGAAACTGGCGGGACATGCTCGCGAAGAAGTTGTGCGCAGGTCTACCGGGCAAAAGGGACGCGTCAATTACACGGCAATGATAGCCTGGACATCACTTTTTTCTGCGTTGTTCCTTGGAATAGCTGCCGGCGTCGATGCCAATGAAACCATGCTTCCGCCCGGTCCGCGGTCGTTTCTTTACGTGGCGGGATTGGCGTTGGTCGTTCAGGCACTCGGTTGGTGGACGATATCAAGATCTTTGCCACGAGTCGCCGCCTCGCGTGGTGGGTTGGCCTTGCTGTTGCAACCGGTACTGGCGACTGTCTGGGGTTATATGTTTTTTGGTGAGCGGCTGGGTTTGCTACAGATTGTTGGGGCCGTTGTAACGCTCACGGCCATCTATATTGGATCCGTTAGCCAAAAGAGAGCAGCAGTGCTGCCCACAGAAAAAGGGTGA
- a CDS encoding nodulation protein NfeD, with translation MRTKMTLIAIVWLLLSFCVISIYATEDTLQVDTLGVDTLDVDSIASIYEALVYTMTINGAIGTVTNDRIILAIEEAEDNDAELLVIFLDTPGGFTKPTWSICKSILNAHVPVCMYIAPSGARAGSAGVYMTYASHFAAMAPSTNIGAAHPVAGGGEEVDSLMNEKITNDAVAQIKAAAEERGRNAEWAENAVRESVSITDREALELNVIEFRAENLDHLLGQIHGRTIDLPRGARTVNLTTPRIITLEISLVHRILQVITQPDIAFILFSIGSLGIMLELYNPGSYLPGVVGAICLILAFYAFQALPINYAGLALIVLAIILFIAEIKVVSHGILTIGGVISLFFGGLMLIDTVDPTLQISRSILTTIVLLVGAAAAGGAYLVIKASQRQPSTGKQGMIGKTAEIRANGMAYVDGALWKIKSTDVLTEGDFVEIVGMDKLTLIVKKTDV, from the coding sequence ATGCGAACTAAGATGACCCTCATAGCGATTGTCTGGTTGCTCCTCTCCTTCTGTGTTATCTCTATCTATGCAACCGAAGACACCCTGCAGGTGGACACACTGGGTGTGGATACGCTGGACGTTGACTCTATTGCCAGTATCTATGAAGCACTGGTATACACAATGACCATCAACGGAGCGATAGGTACCGTGACCAATGACCGGATCATACTGGCTATTGAAGAAGCCGAAGACAACGATGCCGAATTGCTGGTCATTTTCCTTGATACGCCCGGAGGATTCACCAAACCGACCTGGTCGATCTGCAAGAGCATCCTCAACGCCCATGTTCCGGTCTGTATGTATATCGCTCCCTCGGGTGCGCGAGCCGGTTCGGCCGGGGTATACATGACGTACGCTTCCCACTTCGCCGCTATGGCCCCTTCGACCAACATCGGCGCGGCCCATCCCGTGGCGGGCGGGGGTGAGGAAGTTGACTCGTTGATGAATGAGAAGATCACCAACGATGCTGTGGCTCAAATCAAAGCCGCTGCCGAAGAACGCGGACGCAACGCCGAGTGGGCCGAGAACGCCGTCCGCGAGTCGGTATCGATCACTGATCGCGAAGCTCTTGAACTCAACGTCATCGAATTTCGGGCCGAGAATCTCGACCATCTCCTGGGACAGATCCATGGCCGTACGATAGACCTGCCGCGTGGTGCAAGAACGGTGAACTTGACCACACCTAGGATTATCACACTGGAGATTTCGCTGGTGCACAGGATTCTCCAGGTCATCACCCAGCCGGACATCGCCTTCATTCTATTTTCGATTGGTAGTTTGGGCATCATGCTTGAGCTATACAACCCCGGATCATATCTCCCCGGCGTAGTGGGTGCTATCTGCCTGATCCTGGCCTTCTATGCCTTTCAGGCTCTGCCGATTAACTACGCCGGACTGGCGCTGATTGTTCTGGCTATCATATTATTCATTGCCGAAATCAAAGTGGTAAGTCATGGAATTCTCACAATCGGGGGCGTGATCTCTCTCTTTTTTGGAGGGCTTATGTTGATTGATACGGTTGACCCTACGCTACAAATATCACGATCCATACTAACTACGATCGTTCTCCTTGTAGGTGCTGCCGCCGCAGGAGGCGCTTATCTGGTGATCAAAGCTTCTCAACGACAACCCTCCACTGGCAAACAGGGAATGATTGGCAAAACGGCTGAGATTCGAGCCAATGGAATGGCCTACGTCGACGGCGCCTTATGGAAGATTAAATCAACCGATGTTTTGACCGAGGGTGACTTCGTTGAGATAGTCGGCATGGATAAACTGACCCTAATAGTGAAGAAAACAGACGTGTAA
- a CDS encoding slipin family protein: protein MQIAPIFLVAFFGLILLFNMIKILKEYERGVIFRLGRLIGTKGPGLIILIPIIDKMVRVDLRVITYDVPSQDVITKDNVSVKVNAVLYFQVVESNKAIVQVANFFEATSQIAQTTLRSVLGQVELDDLLTNRDKINSELQQIIDEQTEPWGVKVSVVEVKNVDLPLEMQRAMAKQAEAERERRAKIIHATGEFQASSKLAEAATVIASAPNAMQLRFLQTLTEVAAEKNSTLVFPIPINLLEAIQVYVDKNKPSE from the coding sequence ATGCAGATAGCACCTATTTTCTTAGTAGCGTTCTTTGGGCTGATACTCTTGTTCAACATGATCAAGATTCTCAAGGAGTACGAACGCGGCGTGATTTTTCGACTGGGGCGGTTGATCGGTACCAAGGGACCAGGACTGATTATTCTCATACCGATCATCGATAAGATGGTGCGAGTAGACCTGCGCGTGATAACCTACGATGTACCTTCGCAGGATGTTATCACCAAAGACAACGTTTCGGTCAAAGTCAACGCTGTGCTCTATTTCCAGGTTGTGGAATCAAACAAGGCAATTGTTCAGGTCGCCAATTTCTTTGAAGCTACATCCCAGATTGCGCAGACCACATTGCGGTCAGTGCTCGGTCAGGTGGAACTCGATGATCTTTTAACCAATAGGGACAAGATCAATTCCGAATTGCAGCAGATAATCGATGAGCAAACAGAACCGTGGGGTGTGAAGGTCAGTGTTGTCGAGGTCAAGAATGTCGATCTACCTCTTGAAATGCAACGCGCTATGGCCAAACAGGCCGAGGCCGAGCGTGAACGCCGCGCCAAGATTATCCACGCCACTGGAGAGTTCCAGGCCTCTTCGAAGCTGGCTGAAGCAGCCACGGTTATCGCCTCAGCACCCAATGCGATGCAGCTTCGATTCCTCCAGACTCTGACGGAAGTTGCCGCCGAGAAAAACTCAACTCTCGTGTTCCCGATTCCGATCAATCTTCTGGAGGCGATTCAGGTTTACGTGGACAAGAACAAGCCAAGCGAGTAG